TGATCGCGATGGCCATCTCGGCGTCGTCACTCATGGGAACCTCGCGTCAGGGACAGGGGCGGGGCCGCTTCAGGCCCGGGCCGCCGGAGTGGGATTCTTCAGGCCGTAGACGAAGTTGAGCACCTCGGCGACGGCGTCATACAGCTCCTCGGGGATCTGCTCGCCCACCTCCACGCGCAGCAGGGCGTGCGCCAGGGGCACGTTGCGCAGCGTGGGCACGTCCAGGTCGCGCGCCAGGGCCTTGATGCGCTCGGCCTTGAAGTCCAGGCCCTTGGCCAGCACCTTGGGCGCCACGTCCGCGTCCTTGTCGTACTTGAGCGCCACGGCCACGTGGTCCGGGTTGGTGACGATGACGTCCGCGTCCTTCACGGCCTCCATCTGCGCGCCTTCCAGGAGCTCGTGCGCCATCTCCTTGCGCTTGGCCTTGTTGTGCGGATCGCCCTCGCTCTCCTTGTATTCCTTCTTCACGTCCTCCTTCGACATCATCTGGTCCTTCATGTACGACTTGCGCTGCCACCAGACGTCGAAGATGCCGAAGAGGAAGAACACCATGCCCACGCGCACGGCGACGCGGTAGGTGAGCTCGCCCATGATGGCGAGGATGGTCGGGACGTCCCGGCGCACCGTCTCCACCACCAGGGGCATGGAGTCGCGCACCACGCCGACGGTGACGTAGGCGGCGATGCCGATCTTCGTCAGGTTCTTGATGATCTCGACGATCTGCTTCTTGGTGAAGAGATTCTTCAACCCCTCGATGGGGTTGAGCTTCTCCAGCTTGGGCATCAGCGGATCCATCGTGAACAGCGAGCCCACCTGGAGGAACTCCACCAGGCCGCCCATGACGGCCACGGCCGCCACGATCGGCACGGTGAGCAGGAGCACCGCGTTGAGCCCCATGGTCATGAGCTGACCGGTGGCCGCCGCGATGTTCTCCGGGTGCGCGATGTGATCGAAGCTGAAGTGGAACAGCTCGGTGACCCGCTCCTCCACGTTGGACCAGGTGGCCTTGACCACGCCCAGGCCCACCACGAAGCCGAACACGGCCGTCAGGTCCTTGCTCTTCCAGACCTGGCCCTTCTTGCGGGCGTCGTCGAGCTTCTTTTGTGAGGGTTCTTCTGTCTTCTCGTCGGACATGGAAGGGACCCTGGATCAGCCGAGCAGGCGGATGGCGTGGCGGAGCGTGGCCAGCATGGCGGCGAACTCCGTCTGCATCCGCTCCATGATGAGGCCGAGCGACAAGAAGACGATGACCACGCCCACCAGGGGTTTGATGGCCATGGAGATGAAGAACACCTGGACCTGGGGCGCCACGCGGTTGACTGCGCCCAGCGCCATGTCCGTGAGGAAGGCGGCCAGCATGGCCGGCGCGGCGAGCGCCAGGGAGATCTTCAGCAGGTCCGCGAAGGAGCGGATGAAGAGCTCGAAGAAGGCCCACTCGCCCAGGCTGAAGCGCGGGAAGCGATCCAACGGGACGATGGCGAAGCTCTCGGCGAGCGCCTCGATGACCAGGTGGTGGCCGTTGAGGGTGAGGAAGAGCACCACCGCCAGCTGCACCTTGAGGCTGGCGAAGATGGACACCTGCGTGCCGAGCTGCGGCACGTAGAGCTGGGCGTTGTTGCTGCCGGACATGGTGTCCACGAGGTTGCCGGCCACGCGCGCCGCCTCGAAGACGACGTTGACGATGGACGCCAGCGCCACGCCGATGAAGATCTCCTTGAGCATCAACCCGATGTAGGGGAACGCGCTGGTGGGGATGGCCCCCATGCGTGCGCTGACGGCCGGAAAGAGCACGCCGGAGAGCATGACGCCCACGCCCATCTTGATCTCCGGGGGGATGACTTCGCCGCCCAGGAATGGGGAGAGCACCAGCACCGGCATGATCCGGCACATCAGCAGGCCCATGGTGAAGATGACGAGCGAGAGGTTCGCCTGCTCCGTCATCCGGGCGATGACTTCGGAGACGTTCATTTGATCAGTGCCGGGAACTGATCGAACACGTGGAAGGTGAAGCGGACCAACTGGTTGCCGATCCACGGGCCGGTGAGCGCCAGCACGCCGAAGACGATGATGACCTTGGGAGCGAACGAGAGCGTCTGCTCCTGGATCTGAGTGGTGGCCTGGAAGACGGCGATGATGAAGCCCACCAGGAGGCTCATCAGCACGGGCGGAGCCGAGACGACGAGCACGAGATAGAGCGCCTGCTGGAGGATGGAGTTCAGCTGGTGCATGTGCGTCTCACAGGTAACCGACGACCAGGCCCTTGGCGATGAGGTACCAGCCGTCGACGAGGACGAAGAGAAGCAGCTTGAAGGGCATGGAGATGGTGGTGGGCGAGAGCATGTGCATGCCGAGCGCCAGCAGGATGTTGGCCACCACCATGTCGATGACGATGAAGGGCACGAAGAGCAGGAAGCCGATCTGGAAGGCCTCCTTGAGCTCGGAGACCACGAAGGCCGGGACGATGGTCATGAAGTCCTTGTCCGTGAGGTCCTTCCTGTCCTCCTCGGTGCGCATCTTCCGGGCCAGGTTGAAGAAGAGCGCGCGGTCCTTCGCGGTGACCTTCTTGATGAGGAAGGCGCGCAGCGGCTCCTTGGACTTGTTGGCCGCTTCCAACAAGGTGCCCACCGACTCCGAGGACAGCAGCGAGGGCCCCTTGGAGAGGATGTCCACCTCGGCGGCCCGGTACATGTTCTGGCCCACCGGGGCCATGATGTAGACGGTGAGGATGATGGCCAGGCCGGTGATGACCTGGGTGGGCGGAATCTGCTGGGTGCCCAGTGCCGAGCGCACGATGGAGAGCACCACGGAGATCTTCACGAAGCTCGTCACCATCATCAACACGAAGGGGACGAGCGACAGGGCGGCCAGCGCCAGCATCAGCACCAGCGGCCGCGAGGCGAAGGAGTCGGGGCTCACCGCGTCGACGTTCACGGCGACGTCAGCGGCGGCGGCACCACCCCCGCGCTTGTTGCGCTGGGCGAAGGCGAGGAAGGGCTCCAGCGCGAACACCACGGCGAAAAGCCAGGGCGACAGGCGAAGGGCGGGGAGGCGGACGTTGGTGAATCTCACGAGTCGTCTCAATCAGGCGCCCGGCGGCTCGGTGCCGCTCGGTTGGGTAGCAGGAGCCCCCTGCTGCGTGGCGTCGCGGCGGGCGAGGAGCTTCTGGAGGAAGGGAGAGAGGGAGATGACGTTGGACGGCGGGCTCTCGGAGCGGATGCGCTCCACCGCCGCGGTGTCGAGCTTGGAGAGCAACTGGAGGCCGCTCTCGCCTCCGCCCACCAGCAGGTACTCGTCCGCGGCCTTGAGCACGAAGAGGGTGCGGCGCTGATCCAGCGGCACCCGCTCCAACACCGACACCACCGAGGGCCGCCCCGCGGGCACGCCCTGCAAGCCCATCAGCCTGCGCAGGCCCACGTTGAGCGTGAGGTAGATGGAGGCCACCACCGCGCCGAACAGCAGCAGCGTGCGCGTCAGCATCCATGTGAGGCTCTCGGGCTCCTCCTCCAGGCCCGCGGGCGGCTGCGAGGGCGCCCCGAACTCATCCACGGGAGAGGGCGGCGGAGCGGCGGGAGCCACCTGCGCTGTGGTGGCGGCGGGGGCCGGCGGTGCGCTCGAGGCGGGAGCGTCGGCCCGGGCCAGCGGCGCCAGCAGGACGCACGCGCACACCAGCCAGACCGGACGCGGGGGGAACACGGAAGACACTGCCATGGTGGGGCGCGAGGCTAGTGCATCGGGCAGGAGACCGCCACGGGCGCCCGCCGCCCTGCCCCGCTCCCTCGCTTGCCTGCCCGGGTCACCCCACACGCGCCGCGCTCCTCTCAGCCCGCGAGCGAGAGGACCCGGACACCCAGCTGCCCCTCCACCTCCACCAGCTCGCCCCGGGCAATCACCTTGCCATTCACCGACAGGTCCACCGGCTCACCCGGCGCCCGGCGCAGCTCCACCACCTGGCCCACCCGCAGGGCCACCACCTGATCCGCCGTCACCGGCACCCGCGCCAGCTCCACGGAGATCTGCAGCGGGATGTCACCCAGCAGGTCGCCCGAATCCATTCTGTCGTCCAAGGCACCACTCTCCGCCAAAGGGTTGCGCATCTCGGGGTTGGTGAACTCCTCGTCCCCCGTGTCTCCCAGGGCCTCCGCCGCGGACTCATCCGCCTCGGAGGGCACGCGCCGTGGGAAGGACTGATCTCCCGGCACCAGACCGGTGATGCGTGCCCGGTACTGGCCATCCTCCAGGAACACGTCCGCGGCCAGGCAGCCCTTGCGGGCCAGCCCCAGCAGCAGCCGGGCGGTGCCGTCCTCGCCCCGGTCCGGCCGGGCCGAGAACGCATCCACCAGCACCACGTCCTTCACCCGGAGGCCCGCCAGGTCGCGGCTGGAGATCTCCGCCTGGGCGATCTCCGCCCGCAGCCAGGTGCGGACCGAGGACAGCCGGCGCAGATTGGCCTGGATGTCCGCCTGCAACGCCGCCCGGCGCTGCTCGGCCGCCTGCGCCGGCTCCAGCACGTCCAGCACGCCCGAGGGCACGAAGAGGCGCACCATGCCCTCCTGCGAGCCGAGCCGGGCCCGGAGCTGGACCACCAACACCGGCCCGTCCTCGCTCAGCCGCGACACCGCCTCGTCCAGGCCGCGCGCCACGCCCTCCAGGCGCAGCTTGGGCTGGCTCGGATCCATCCCCGGCACCAGCGCCTTGAGCGCCTCGAGGATGACGAAGCTCGCCACGCCCTCTTCGATATCCGTCAGGGGCCGCACGCCCACGGCCTCGCCCGCGCCACCCAGCAGCGTGTCCACCGCCATGTGCGCCAGGGGCAGCTCAATCTCCAGCACCGCGCGCCCGCGATGCGGACCGGGCACCAGGAAGGACAGGAAGGTGGGCTCGGCCAGGTGGCGGCGCAGCTCGCCCGGGCCGACCGCCCGCACCCCTTCCAGGGAGAAACCCACCTGCGTGTCGAAGAGGCCCTTGAGCCGGGTGCACAGCGCCTCGGCGGCCTCGGCCTTGGGCGTCAGCCACTTGACGCGCGAGGTGAGCCGGGACTCGTTGAGCGACACCTTCTCCAGTCTGGGGAAGGAATAGGGCTTCCACGGCTTGCCCGGGGCAATGGGGGCGGCCGGACGCTTGAGCTGCCGGGCGTCGACCACCATGGTGCGCTCCTGCGGACCGGACTCGTCGTCCAGGTCGAGACTGCTCATGACTTCGCCTCGACGCGCAGCTCCTCGAGGGTGAGCCCGCGTCCGGCCAGCGCGTTCTTCAGCGTCTCACGCTGCTCCTCGAGCATCTTCAGCACGTCCTTGTCGCTGCCGCTGAAGGTGGCGTGGATCTTCCCGTTCTTCGCGCTGAGCTTGATGGACAGGCCCTTGAGGACGTCGTTGCGCAGGTCGATCTGGAACTCCGCGTTGCCCGCGGCGTTGGTGCCCACGCGCACGCGCTCGACGATCTTTTGGGCGATCTCATTGGCGATGGCGCGCAGCCGCTCCGAGCCCGAGGTGGGCTTGGGCTTGGCCACCGGCACGGGCGCCATCAGCGCGGGGTTGAAGCGGAAGCTGGCGGCCGCCTCGGCGCCGTCCTTCTTGTCCTTGCCGTCCCCGCCGCCCTTGCCCCCGCCGTCCGCGTCGGCCTTGATGGGGCCCTTCTCGCGCCGGGCCTGCACGCCCATGGCGGCGTTGTCGCTGTCCTTGTCGAGCGCCTCGCCGCGCTCATCCAGGGCCTTGCTGGTGTCCTTGGCGTCCGCCGCGCGCGACTCGACGCGCGTCTGCGTCACGCCCTGGTCCTGCTTCCTGGCCTGCGTCATCTGGGGCGACTCCGACTGGCGGCCCCCGGACACCTGGCCCTCGGACATGCCCGTCTGGCGCTGCTGACCGCGCAGGTCTCCCGCCTTGCCCTCCTGCTGCAGGCGCGCGAGCACGGACTTGCCCAGGTTCTGCTGCTGGGGCTGCTGCGTCTGCGCGGACTTCTGCTGCTGGACCAGCTTGGAGAAGGCGGACTCCCCCTCCTGGCGCTGCTTCGCCTTGGACTCCTGGAGACGCTTCTCCTGGACCAGCCGCTCCGCGGCCTTCTGCGCCTGACGATCGTCTTCGACTCGGCTCATCTCGACACCACCTGGGGGGCCTGGAGGTTACTTGCGCTGACGCATCAGGAACAAGGTGTTCCCGATTTCCTCCTGGTTCAGCTCCTCCTTGGCCTGACGCTCGGCCCGGATCTGCTTCTGCCAGTTCTCCTTGTGCTTCTCGATGGCCTTGAGCTCCTTGGCGGCCTCGGCCATCTCGCGCCGGCGCTGCTCCACCAGCTTCTCGGCCGTCTTGACGACCTCCTTCTGGCGCTCGATCTCCAGCGCGAGCTGCGCCTCCTCGTCCTTGAGGCGCTCCTCGTACCGGTTCATCATCGTGAAGCTGTTGGGGCCGGTAGTCCCCTTGGCCATGAGTCCCTGGAGGTAGGCCATGACCTTCTGCTTGCGCTCGGCCTTGCGCGTCTCGAGCTCCTGCTCCAGGCGCTTGAGCTCGGCCTTCTGCTTGTCCAGCGCCTTGACGGCGTCGGAGAAGGCCTGTTCGGCCTCCTCCTTGGCGCGCTCGCGCATCTCGAGCAGGGTCTGCAACCGGTAGGGGGGCATGGCCCCATCCTAACCCGGAAAACCCCGGCTCCGTCACCCCTCCCGGTCACTCTTCGAAGAGGGCGATGAGCTGCTCGACGGTCTCGTCGAATCCACTGTTGGAGTGGGTGTCCTGCTTGAGGAAGTCGATGATGGCGTCGTACTTGTCGATGGCGTAGTCCGTCCGGGGGTCCGTGCCGTACTGGTAGGCGCCCAGGAGGATGAGGTCGCGCTGCTTCTCGTAGGTGGCGAGCGTCTCGCGCAGCTTGCCGGCGGCCTTCTTGTGGTCCTTGGAGACGATGCCGCTCATCACACGGGAGAGGCTGGCGAGCACGTCCATGGCGGGCCACTGATTGCGCTCGCCCAGGGCACGGTTGAGGATGAAGTGGCCGTCGAGAATACCGCGGACCTCGTCGGCGATGGGCTCTTCCATGTCACCGCCGGCCACGAGGCAGGTGTAGATGGCGGTGCACTTGCCCTTGTCCGAGTTGCCCGTGCGCTCGAGGATGCGCGGCAGCATGGAGAACACGCTGGGCGGGTAGCCCTGGCGGGCCGGGGGCTCACCGATGGCGAGGCCGATTTCACGCTGGGCACGGGCCAGACGGGTCACCGTGTCGAGCATGAAGAGGACGTTGCCGCCGCGCTCGCGGAAGTACTCGGCGATGGCGGTGGCCACGTAGGCGGCGCGCAGACGCACGAGGCTGGGCTGGTCCGAGGTGGCGCACACCAGCACGGAGCGCTTCATGCCCTCCTCGCCCATGGCGTCCTCGATGAACTCGCGCACTTCGCGGCCACGCTCGCCGATCAGCGCCACCACGCACAGGTCGGCCTTGGTGTTGCGCGCTATCTGGCCCATCAGCGTGGACTTGCCGACGCCGGAGCCGGCGAAGAGGCCCACGCGCTGGCCCTCGCCCACGGTGAGCAGTCCGTCGATGCAGCGCACGCCCAGGGGCAGTGGCCGCTCGATGCGCTGGCGCTTGAAGGGGTCCGGGCAGTCGCGGTCCACGGACCAGTCGAACAGGCCCTCGGTGGGCAGGGGCTTGCCGTCCATGGGCTCGCCGATGCCGTTGAGGACGCGGCCCAGGAGCCCTTCCCCGCACTTGATGGAGAGGGGCCTGCCGGTGGGGACGACCTCGCTGTCCGGGCCGATGCCGAGCAGCTCGCCCAGGGGCATGAGCATGACCTCATCACCCTGGAAGCCCACCACCTCGGCCTTCACCGAGTTGCGGCCGCCGTGGCCCTTGATGAGGACCAGCTCGCCCACGCGCACGCCGGGCACGCTCGCCTTGATGACCAGACCCGTCAGCTCGGTGACGCGGCCCTGCACCCGGTACAGCGGCGCTTCCTTGATGAGGGAGAAGTAGCGCTGGAGATCGAGAGCCATGGCTTAGGCGGGACCGTCCTTCTTGCCCTGATCGGGGAAGAGCACGTTCTGCAGCATCTCGAACTGGGTGGGCAGCTGCGCGTCCACCTTGCCGAACTCCGTCTGCACGATGCAGCCCACCGGGGCCACGTCCGCGTCTTCCTTGATGGACACGTCCACCGCCCGGCCGATGAGCTCCATCAGCTCCGCCTTGCGGGCGCGCAGCACCGCCGCCGACTTGGGATTGACCCTCAGCACCACCGCCCGCGCGTTGCGCAGCTCCTCGATGGCCTTGGCGCAGATGTCCGCCAGCAGCGAGGGGTCGCGCTCCACGTCGCGGCCGATGATCTTCTCGGCGATCTTGCACGCCAGGGCCACCACGTCGCGCTCCTGCTGGGCGAGGATCTCCCCGGCCTGCATCTTCGCGCGCAGCAGCGTCTCCGTGGCCTGGGCCAGGCCTTCCTGCCGGCCCTGCTCGCGCGTCTTGGCCAGCAGGTCCTCGCGCTCGCGCTGGGCCTCCGCGAGGATGCGCTCCTTCTCGCGATTCGCCTCCTCGATGATGCCCTGGGCGGTCTGCCGGGCATCGAAGACCTCGGCGTTCATCACGCCCGGCCGCGGAGGACGGAGCACCGGCCTGTCCCCACCGGGTAGAGGCTCGGCCCCCGAATCGCCCTTGATCACCTTGCCGATCGCCATGGAAAGCTCCTTGTGCGCCGGATGCTAGCGCGTTCCGCCCCGCGGTCCACGCCCACTCGTGCCCGGCCCGCCTGGCCGCTGCGTGCGCCGCTGGACCTGGGACCCCTCCGTCTTCACCGCCGGGATGGACGTGCTGGTCCCCAGCACCCTGGGCGGCCGTTCGGGCTCACCCTCCACCCGGGACACGGCGCTCCGGCTGTGCGTGCGCGCCACCGGGGAACGGATGATGCGGGAGACCTCCGAGTCCTGCGCGGGGGCCTCGACCCGGGACCGGGAGCCCACGTTCGTCGGGGGCCGCGACGACGGCGGCGGCCCGATGCGTGCCCCGGTGGGATCCGGCTTCACCTCCGCGGCCTCCCGGGCACCTTCCCGGGCACCTTCCCGGGCGCTTCGGGGGCTCACCCGGCTCACCCGCGAGGGCGAGCCCTCGGGCGGCGCTTCCTGCTGGCGGCCCCCGTAGCTCGAGCTGGCCCCCGCCCGGCGGGCCTCGCGCTCGGCGATGGGATCCCTCCGCACGTTGACGGACTGGGAGGACGCGGACCGGCGGACCGAGGCCTCCGAGCTGGCGCCCGCGCGCATCTCCCGCGACACGGCGGGACCGCGGCTCGAGGGAGGCGGAGACACCACCGGCGCCTTGCCGGCCAACGAGGGCGGAGGGCCGAGGGCGGGCGGACGAGGCGGGGTGAGCCGCACCGGGCGCTCGATGAGACCCCGGGCCGCGAGCCGCTCCAGGTCCGTGACGATGTCCGTGCGGCCACCATCGCCGCGGGTCGTCGGCTTGGCGCGCTCCTCGCGCACCCACCTGGCGAGCATCTGCCCGAACTCGCTGCGGTGCTTCTCCACCAGGCGCGAGGCGAACTCGGCGGACTGCGCCACGCTGGCGCGCGCCAGCCGGTGCACGCCCGCGCCCCGGATGGCCGAGGCCAGGTTGTCCATGCCGCCGTACTGCTCGAGCTGCGCCCGGGCATCCTCCTCGGCGAGCTTGCGCGGAGCATTGGCCGTCACGGCGCGCGTGGCGAGCTGGCGCAGGTGGGGAGGCAGCACGGCGAAGGCCGGCTCCCGCTCGCCGTCCGGAATCCCCGCCAGCGCGGGCCCCAGCACGCGCGCGCCCAGCCGGTCACACATGGTGAGCAGCTCGCGCGTCTGCAGCAGCAGCACATCGGTGAACTTGAAGGGCACGTGCGCCGCGGACTCGCGCGACAGCCGCTCCTCCAGCTTCCAGCGCACGATGTCCAGCACCTGCGGCCGGACCTCGCGCGTGAGCTTCACCTTCCCCGTGTTGGGCAGGTGGGAGCGCACCGCCTCGGCCAGCTGCGCCGGCAGCGCGCGCATCACCACCTCCACCAGGGCGGCGCGCTCGCGCTTGAGCAGCCCCGCCAGACGCTCCGGGTCCGCGCTCCACATCTGCCCGCGCCGATCCTTCACCAGCCGCTTGATCTCCTGGACCAGCAGCGGGATGCGCTTGTCGCGCGGAATCTGGAGGATCTCCTGAGCCCGGTGCTGGAGCAGTTCCGCCTCTTCCTCGGGCAGATGCTCCAGCGCGGCGACGCCCTCCTGGCCACCGAAGGTGATGGCGGTCAGGAGCATCATCGTCTGTCGCTTGCTCAGCGAGGTGAAGAACTGATCCAACGGTCACCCCGCGGGTGGAAGGCGTTCCAGGAAGGGAGCGGACGTCGCTCGTGTCACTGCTTGGGGCGGGGCCGGCCCGTGGCGGGAGCGGCATCGCCCCGGAGCATGGGCCACACCGCCAGGCCGATGGCGGCCAGGATGATCATCACGGCCACGCCCGCCATCATCCGGAACTGGCTCACGCTGGAGGCCGTCATCCGCATGCCGAACACGTCCTGCAGGCGGCTCTCCGGGCCCACCTCCGCGTCGGGCGCCAGCGCCGGCGTCAGCAGCACCGTCACCGACGCGGGCTTCAGCTCCGGCACCGCCGTGGAGACGAACTGCTGCACGTCCTCGCGCTTGATGGGCGACTCGTTCTTGAGGCCCGGCCGGTACTTGATGAACACCGACGCCGAGGGCTCCGGCTTGTTCTCCGGCTGCGTGAGATCGTTGTTCTCCGGGATCATCACGATGACCCGCGCCTCCAGCACGCCGTCGATCTGATTGAGCGCGTTGGACACCTCGCCGCCGAGCGCCTTGAGCAACATGGCGCGCTCCTCGGTCGCGGTGGGCACCATGCCGCCCTTGGCGAAGTGGTTCAGGCCCTTCTCCATGGGCCGCGGCAGCGAGTACGCGCGCAGCAGCTCGGCGGCCTGGGCCGCGTCCGCCTTGGGCACCTGGATCCGGAAGCGCAGCTCGTTGCCACCCTCTTCCTTCATCTTCGTGGCGGCGATGCCGTTCTTGCTGAGCAGGACGTAGATCTCATTGGCGTCCTGCTCGGTCAGGTCGTGTTGCAGGTCGATGGTGCAGCCGGTCCCCACCGCGAGAGCGAGGAGGGCGGCGAGCGCGTACGGTCGGAGCGTCATGGGCGCCCCTAGCTTAGATGGGCCGACTCCCTCGCAACAAGACCCAACCCGAAACAGCCTGGAAAACGAGGAAGGGCGCCCCCTCGCTTCGAGGAGACGCCCTTCGGGGAGCGGAACCGGCCGAGGCCGCCTGCTCGCTTACACCTGGGTCTTCAGCGTGTCCTTCAGACCGCTGGTGGCCTTCTCGACGACCTTGCTCGTCAGGTCCAGCTCCTGCGTGTACTTGTACATGCCGGCCTGGAGCGAGAGCAGCTCGGCGTTGGAGAACGTCTTTCCGGAGGCGCCGGCCTGGATGAGCTTGTCCATGTTGACCTGGCCCTTCTCCAGCTCGCCCACCACGTGCGACAGCATGTTGCCAACCTTGTTGGCCTCCTGCTTGCCGTTGACGGCCTCGGCGCCGCGCGCGGTGGCGGGCTCCTGGCCGGCGGTGTTCACCTTGTTGAGCGCCGCCTTCTCCGTCTTGTTGACGGACTCGGTGTGGCGGATCTGCTCGGTGCGCTGGGTCGCCTGAGTGGCCTGGGCGGCCTGGACCTGCTCCGGCCCGCCCGCGGCCTGGGCCTTGTTAGCGAGGGCCGCGTCGAACTTCGAGGCTCCCTGCTTGTTGACCTGCTGCGCGCCCTGATCCTGCAACTTCTGTTGAGCGATCTGCGCCGCCGAGACGCCGGCCATCGGACCCGCCATGTGATTGCCTCCTTGAATCCTCAGGGGAGGAAGAGTCCTCCTCGTTCAAAAGCTCCTTGAGCCGCTCGATGGCCCGCGCGTGCAGCCGCGACGCCCAGCTCTTCGACTGCCCGATCTCCGCGCCCGCCTCTTCCAGCGTCTTGCCCTGGAAGTAGTAACCCTGAAGCAACCGGCGCTCCTTCTCCGGCAACTTCTCGATGGCCGCCCTCAACCGCACCCGCTGCTGCTCG
The sequence above is drawn from the Archangium gephyra genome and encodes:
- a CDS encoding ATP-dependent helicase HrpB — protein: MAGPMAGVSAAQIAQQKLQDQGAQQVNKQGASKFDAALANKAQAAGGPEQVQAAQATQATQRTEQIRHTESVNKTEKAALNKVNTAGQEPATARGAEAVNGKQEANKVGNMLSHVVGELEKGQVNMDKLIQAGASGKTFSNAELLSLQAGMYKYTQELDLTSKVVEKATSGLKDTLKTQV